From the genome of Candidatus Sulfotelmatobacter sp.:
AGCCGATCGTCGACGTCGCGTGCCACGGCGAACTCGGGGTGCTTCGGCAGCCAGTCCGCCAGCGCCGTGCCGGGATTGCGCTCGGGCCCCCACGGGCGGTTCAGCGCGAGGTCTGCGGGCAGATCGGCGACCGAGGTACCGTAGACGATCAGGTAGCTGCCCGGCGTCACGAAGGGCGCGTAGAGGTCCAGCTCCTCGGCGACGTGCTCGTGCGTATGGTGCGAGTCGAGGATCACCAGCGTGCGGGCGGAGTCTCGCGCACGCGCCGCGACCTGCGCGACGATCGCCGGATCGGTCGACGAACCGTCGAGGATCGTGATTCCGGCGGCGAGGGGGTGAGCGTTCAGCCGCGCGCGGTTCGCATCGCGCATCGCGAGCTCGACGCCGACGACCTGCGGCTCGATCCCGGCCAGCCGCAGGATCGACGCGTACAGCACGAGCGCGCCGCCGAAGGCGACGCCGGTCTCGACCACCAGTGTCGGCTTCACTTCCCAGAGGATCTCGACCAGCGCGAGCACGTCTTGCGGCCACTGGATGATCGGGATGCCGAGCCATTCGAAGTTGCGGTGGTAACCGTACTCGAACCCTTTCGCCATCAAGGTGTGGCGGGCGTCGCCGACCGCTCGATCCTCGCGCATGGCGCGCAGCAGGTCGGGGTTGCGGGGATCGTTCGGCGAGCGGGGCGGTGTCACGGGTATTGCGATCCTCTCATCGTCGTCTCGAGCACGGGGGCATGCTGCAACCACGGTTTCATGGCCAGCCCGGCAAGTTGCACGGTCCCGTCCAAGACACGCGTCGGTTCGCGCAGCGACGGTACGCATGCGGCGAGGGCGGCGAGATAGGCCGCGCGTGCCGGCGCGAGCCGGCCGTCCTCGCCGGCCGCGCGCTGGTGGACCAGGCCGACGGACGCCGCGAGATGCGGCAAACGGCCGGCTTCGATCTGATCGTACACGGCCGGCCGCCAGTGCCGCTCCGCCGTGCGGGCATGCGTGAAGGCAGCCCGCGTCTGGGGAGCGATGCGCGCCAAAAAGTCCCAGCCTTCGTCGATCGCCAAGCCAGCGGCAAAGGGCCCGTACCGGTCGACCAAGCTGCGCCGGTGCGCGACCGCCACCAGCGGCACGCACGGCGCGACCGCGAGCGCCGCGCCCCACGTCTCGGTCGGATACTGCCACGCCACGCTCGCGAGCGGCACGAGCCGGCCCGAGAAGTGGCTCTCGCGCGCTTCGACGAGCAGGCTCACGTCTGCGAGCGCGACGTCGGCTCCCGCGACGATCGGAGTGACGAGCGTGGCCAAATGGGTGGGCGCGAACCGATCGTCATCGTCGAGATAGGCCACCACGGTGCCGGCCGCCAAACGAAGCGCGGCGTTGCGCGCGCTCGCCGGTCCGCCCCCACCCATCGCTCGCACGAAGCGCAAGCGCGGTTCGCCGACATACCGCGCGAAGACCGCGCTCAAGTCGGCGTCGCCGTCGTTGACGACGACGGCTTCCCAGTGCGCGTACGTCTGCGCTCGCACCGACTCGAGCGCCGTCAGCAGCTCTCCGATTCGTTTGCCCGCGGTCGGGATTACGACCGACACCAGCGGCTCGGTCGGAAACGGCCGCGCATCGGATGCTTGCAGCAGTGCGCCGATCTGCGCGATGGCCGGACCGCAATCGCGCGCGGTGGCGGCACGATGCTCGGGAGCGACGTTCCGCAGGTAACCCCGCAGCATCGCCGTGATGGCGAACTCCCGCTCGCGCACCAGGTCGGGGTGCGCCGCGATCACGCGCTCGTAGATCCGTGCGAAGTCGCGCACCAGGTCGCCGGACCGCATGAAATGCTCGCCGGACGGATTCGTCCCGTGGAACCGAATGCACACCAACGCACGGTTGAGAAACGCGACCTTCTTGCCCATCGCGATGAGCCGCAGCTGCAGGTCAAAGTCCGCGGCGACGTTCACGGATTCGTCGAAGCCGCCCGTCTCGTCCAGGAACGAACGCCGCAGCAGCATCGTCGGAAGCCACATCGAGCTGCTGCTGGCGAGCAGGTCGGCGAACTCGTTACGGCCCGGGCCGTACTCCTCGACCTCGATGACGCCGAGCAGCTCGTTGACTCGAATCGGCCGCCCCTCGGCATCCACCTCGACCGCTCGCGCGTAGGTGAGGTCGGCGCCGGGGTACCGGTGCACCAGGTCCTCGAGCGCGTCGAGGTGCCCGGGTAGCAGAAAATCGTCAGCCGAAAGGAAGACGACGTACTCCCCGCCGCTGTGGCGCCAGCCGATGTTGTGATTCGCGTTGCGCCCGACGTTCTCGGCGTTGAAGATCAGCCGGACGCGCGGATCGCTCGCGTACCGCTCCATGACCGCGCGTGAGCCGTCGGTCGACGCATTGTCGACCACGACGAGCTCCAGGGCCGGGTACTCCTGGGATAAGACGCTCTCGATCGCCTGGCCCAAGAAACGCTCGTAGTTGTACGATGTGATGACGACGCTGATCGTCGGTCGCACACGCACGGTATCGGCGCTCATGCCGGCGGCTTCAAGAGCAGCGCCTGCCCGGTCGGCATCGAGAGAATCACGCATCCCTTCTCGCGCGCGAACGCGTCGAGCGCGGCGCGCTGCGCCTCGTGTCCCGGAACGTACGCGTAGTCGTCGAACACGACCGGAGCGCCCGGCACGAGCTTGTCCCAGAAGTACTCGATCGCCGCTCGTTCCGGCACGACGGCGTTCATGTCGATCATCAGGTAGGCGACCTTCTCCGAGCGAACCTGCGTCAGCGTCTCGGGAACACGTCCCTTCACGAGCACGACGTTCGGGTAGGCCGCGAAATTGCGACGCACCAGCTCGTACGTGTCGCCGTAGTACGCGTCGTAGTACTCTTCCAGGCCAGCGGCCCGCTCGGCGTCGGTGAGCTGCTCGGCCGGAAACCCCGCGAACGTGTCGAGCAGGTAGAAGCGGCGATCCGAAAGCCGCTCGAAGCCGACGTACGAGCAGACTGCCCGGGATACCATCCCGGTGTCGACGCCGCACTCCACGAAGTCGCCTTCGAGCCGGCTAGCCAGTGTCGCGGCCCAGCACGGCAGGTAGATGCGCCACTCCACGTGCAGGTTCGCGCCGAAGCGGTGGCCGCTCGAAACGGCCGCTTCGTACGCCCGCACGAAGCGCGGATCGTGCATCCACTCGACCGAATGGCGCGTCGCCATCCCGTCGGTGTTGTAGCTCAACGGCCCACGCACCAGCGTGCGGCCGTCCGCCAACGGAAAGCTCAGCGTGATGTCGAGGCGGTCGAGGCTCATGCCGGGGTCCTTTCGTCCTGGCCGCGGACGCCGACCGGGACGGCGCGGTTGCCGGCGACGATCGTGAAGGGCGGGACTTCGCCGCGCACGACCGAGCCGGCCGCGACGACCGCACCGCGGCGCAGGATCGTACCGTCGAGCAGTACCGAGCCGGCACCCACCCAGACGTCGTCCTCGATCGTGATGCCGCCCCGGCTGGGGCGAAACCCTTGCAGCCGCACCGGAACCTCGCGGTCGCCGTATTCGTGATCGGTCGGCGCCAGCACGCAGTTCGCCGCAAGCAGCACGTCCCGCCCCATCGTGATCCCGTTGCCGGAGTAGAGCACGCAGCCGCTGTTGACGTAGCACCAGTCGCCGATGATGACGTCGCCGAGGCCGCCCGAGAAGACGACCTTGACGAACGCATCGATCATGACGTGCTCGCCGATGACCAGGCGCGACCCCTTCACGCTGTCCTCGAGATCGCACAGGGGCGAGATGCGCGCCGTGGCGGCGATGCTATGCACGCAAGAACTCCGCGAGGCTCGGCGCGGCGGCGTCGCGCGGCGAAACGATCGGATCGGCCAGCGGCCAGGCGATGCCGAGCGCGGGATCCGACCAGCGGATCGAGCGGGCCGCCTGCGGGGCATACCGGCTGCTCATCGCGTACAGCACGTCGGTCTCATCCTCCAGCGTTTGATAGCCGTGCGCGCAACCGGCCGGCACGAACACGGCGTCGCCGCGCAGCGCGTCGAGCACGACCGCGACACCCTGCAAGTACGTCGGCGATCCCGGCCGCAGATCGACGAACGCGTCGAAGATCGCGCCGGCGACGCAGCGCACGAACTTCGCCTCGGCGTGCGGTTCGACTTGCAGGTGCATTCCGCGCAACGTCCCGCGACGCGTGCTGCGCGCCAGCGACTGCTGGACGAAGTCGACCGCGATGCCGGCACCCGCGAGCTCGTCGGCGCACCACGTGCGGGCGAAGAAGCCGCGCTCGTCCGCGACCGGCTCGAGACGGGCCAGGAACGCCCCCGTGACGGCGAGCGGCTCGAAGATCACCGCGGCACCAGCGCGCCGAGCTGTTCGAGCGTCAGCGCGGTCAGGTCGTCGCGGCCGCCGCCGGCGGCGCGATACCACGCCGCCGTCGCCGCGGCCGCCGCGGCGACGTCGTAGCGCTGCCGCCAGCCGAGCTCGCGCTCGGCCAGCGCCGGGTCGAGCGCCAGCGTCGGCGCTTCTTCTTTCCCGTCGGCGCGGGGCACGATCTCGATTCCGACGCCACCGCCGAGGCCGTCGATGAGCGCGCGGGCCAAGTCGGCCACGCTGCGACGATCGCCGGGCGGCGGTCCGAAGTTGTACGCACCCGACGCGACACCCGTTCCGTCCAGCAGACGCTCCGCGATCAGCACGTAGCCCGACAAGGCGTCGGCGACGTGCTGCCAGGGGCGCACGGCGGTCGGATTCCGCAGCACGACCGGCTCGCCGCGCTCCCAGGCGCGCACGATGTCGGGGACGATCCGGTCCGCGCTGCGGTCGCCGCCGCCGATCACGTTGCCGGCCCGCGCCGCGACGACCGGCACGCCGAACGCCGCCCGGTACGATGCGGTCACGAGCTCGGCGCACGCCTTGCTGGCGGAATAGGCGTCGATCCCGCCCAGCGGATCGTCTTCGCGAAACGCGCGCCCGGCGCCGTCGTTGCGATACACCTTGTCGGTGGTGACCATTACCACGGCGCCCACGCCGGCCCGGCGCGCCGCTTCGAGCACGTTCAGCGAGCCGACGACGTTCGTCGTGTACGTTCCGAGCGGATCGTCGTACGAGGCACGCACGATCGGCTGCGCGGCGAGATGGAACACGATCTCGGGCCGTGCCGCCGCGAACGCGGCGGCAACCGTGGCGGGGTCGCGCACGTCGCCGATGCGCGAGTCGACGCGGCGGCCGATCGCGAGCTGTTCGAACACCGACGGATCGGTTGCCACCGGCAACGCCAGTCCGGTCACCCGCGCGCCGTGCTCGTGCAGCCAGAGCGCGAGCCAGCCGCCCTTGAATCCGGTGTGGCCGGTCAGCAGCACGCGCCGGCCGCGCCACAACGCGGTCCGGCTCACCAGGTCCGCCACGGAGCCTCGCCGCTCGCCCAGTGCTCTTCGAGGATCGTCTTGTCGCGCACGGTGTCGAGCGGGTGCCAGAAGCCTTCGTGCCGGTATGCGGCCAACCGCCCTTCGGCCGCGAGCCGCTCGAGCGGCTCGCGCTCGAAGTGCGTCTCGTCGCCGGCGATCACGTCGAACACCTCGGGCTCGAGCACGAAGAAGCCGCCGTTGATCCAGCCGCCGTCACCGTCGGGTTTCTCGCGGAAGCGCTCGACCAGCGACCCGTGGATCTCGATCGCGCCGAACCGGCCCGGCGGCTTGACCGCCGTCAACGTCGCCGATGCCCCGGCCGCCCGGTGGTGCGCGAGCAGCGCACCCAGGTCGACGTCCGACACGCCGTCACCGTAGGTCGCGTAGAACGTCTCACCGGCCACGTAGTCGCGAACGCGCTTGAGCCGTCCGCCCGTCATCGTCGTATCGCCGGTATCGACCAGCGTCACCCGCCACGGCTCCGAGGCGGTGCGATGGACGGTCACGTCGCTGTTCGAGAGGTCGACGGTGACGTCCGAGTTGTGCGCGTAGAAGTTGAGGAAGTACTCCTTGATCGCGAACCCCTTGTAGCCCAGGCACAGCACGAACTCGGTCACGCCTTGCTGCGCGAACCCTTTCATGATGTGCCACAGAATGGGCCGACCGCCGATCTCGACCATCGGCTTGGGACGCACGGTGGTCTCCTCGCTGATGCGCGTACCCAGCCCGCCCGCCAAGATGATCGCTTTCATAGCCCTTTCACGCGGCCTCGACGACGGTGCGGAGCAGCCGCAACCGCGCGAGGTCGTCCACTTCTCCGGGCACCAGACCGTGCTCGCGCAGGATCACGGTGCACAGCACGTTGTTTTCGAACGCGACCGTGCGCGCGAGCGTTCCGAGCACGTCGCGTTCCACCGCCACGCCGAGCGCGGCACGGCGCACCGCGGCGGCGACGCCGCGCAGCATATCCGTATGCGGTCGGGTCGGCGTCGTCGTTCCCGGGTCGAACTGCGCGATATAGGTCGCGGGGTCCTTACCGCCGCTGCGCTCACGAAAGATGAACAGCGGTTCGGGGACGCGCACGACGTCGCCGGCCAGCAGCCACTCCGCCGTCTTGACGACGTCGGCGCCGAACGCTTTGCCGAACGGGCCGCACGCCACCAGCTTCTCGCGCCGCGCGACGCCGTACGTCGCGTACCAGCCGAAGGTCGCGAGGTGGACGTGC
Proteins encoded in this window:
- a CDS encoding CmcI family methyltransferase, which encodes MTPPRSPNDPRNPDLLRAMREDRAVGDARHTLMAKGFEYGYHRNFEWLGIPIIQWPQDVLALVEILWEVKPTLVVETGVAFGGALVLYASILRLAGIEPQVVGVELAMRDANRARLNAHPLAAGITILDGSSTDPAIVAQVAARARDSARTLVILDSHHTHEHVAEELDLYAPFVTPGSYLIVYGTSVADLPADLALNRPWGPERNPGTALADWLPKHPEFAVARDVDDRLVLSDAPGGYLRRLR
- a CDS encoding glycosyltransferase, with protein sequence MSADTVRVRPTISVVITSYNYERFLGQAIESVLSQEYPALELVVVDNASTDGSRAVMERYASDPRVRLIFNAENVGRNANHNIGWRHSGGEYVVFLSADDFLLPGHLDALEDLVHRYPGADLTYARAVEVDAEGRPIRVNELLGVIEVEEYGPGRNEFADLLASSSSMWLPTMLLRRSFLDETGGFDESVNVAADFDLQLRLIAMGKKVAFLNRALVCIRFHGTNPSGEHFMRSGDLVRDFARIYERVIAAHPDLVREREFAITAMLRGYLRNVAPEHRAATARDCGPAIAQIGALLQASDARPFPTEPLVSVVIPTAGKRIGELLTALESVRAQTYAHWEAVVVNDGDADLSAVFARYVGEPRLRFVRAMGGGGPASARNAALRLAAGTVVAYLDDDDRFAPTHLATLVTPIVAGADVALADVSLLVEARESHFSGRLVPLASVAWQYPTETWGAALAVAPCVPLVAVAHRRSLVDRYGPFAAGLAIDEGWDFLARIAPQTRAAFTHARTAERHWRPAVYDQIEAGRLPHLAASVGLVHQRAAGEDGRLAPARAAYLAALAACVPSLREPTRVLDGTVQLAGLAMKPWLQHAPVLETTMRGSQYP
- a CDS encoding TylF/MycF/NovP-related O-methyltransferase; translated protein: MSLDRLDITLSFPLADGRTLVRGPLSYNTDGMATRHSVEWMHDPRFVRAYEAAVSSGHRFGANLHVEWRIYLPCWAATLASRLEGDFVECGVDTGMVSRAVCSYVGFERLSDRRFYLLDTFAGFPAEQLTDAERAAGLEEYYDAYYGDTYELVRRNFAAYPNVVLVKGRVPETLTQVRSEKVAYLMIDMNAVVPERAAIEYFWDKLVPGAPVVFDDYAYVPGHEAQRAALDAFAREKGCVILSMPTGQALLLKPPA
- a CDS encoding acyltransferase — translated: MHSIAATARISPLCDLEDSVKGSRLVIGEHVMIDAFVKVVFSGGLGDVIIGDWCYVNSGCVLYSGNGITMGRDVLLAANCVLAPTDHEYGDREVPVRLQGFRPSRGGITIEDDVWVGAGSVLLDGTILRRGAVVAAGSVVRGEVPPFTIVAGNRAVPVGVRGQDERTPA
- a CDS encoding dTDP-4-dehydrorhamnose 3,5-epimerase family protein, with amino-acid sequence MIFEPLAVTGAFLARLEPVADERGFFARTWCADELAGAGIAVDFVQQSLARSTRRGTLRGMHLQVEPHAEAKFVRCVAGAIFDAFVDLRPGSPTYLQGVAVVLDALRGDAVFVPAGCAHGYQTLEDETDVLYAMSSRYAPQAARSIRWSDPALGIAWPLADPIVSPRDAAAPSLAEFLRA
- the rfbG gene encoding CDP-glucose 4,6-dehydratase → MADLVSRTALWRGRRVLLTGHTGFKGGWLALWLHEHGARVTGLALPVATDPSVFEQLAIGRRVDSRIGDVRDPATVAAAFAAARPEIVFHLAAQPIVRASYDDPLGTYTTNVVGSLNVLEAARRAGVGAVVMVTTDKVYRNDGAGRAFREDDPLGGIDAYSASKACAELVTASYRAAFGVPVVAARAGNVIGGGDRSADRIVPDIVRAWERGEPVVLRNPTAVRPWQHVADALSGYVLIAERLLDGTGVASGAYNFGPPPGDRRSVADLARALIDGLGGGVGIEIVPRADGKEEAPTLALDPALAERELGWRQRYDVAAAAAATAAWYRAAGGGRDDLTALTLEQLGALVPR
- the rfbF gene encoding glucose-1-phosphate cytidylyltransferase, which codes for MKAIILAGGLGTRISEETTVRPKPMVEIGGRPILWHIMKGFAQQGVTEFVLCLGYKGFAIKEYFLNFYAHNSDVTVDLSNSDVTVHRTASEPWRVTLVDTGDTTMTGGRLKRVRDYVAGETFYATYGDGVSDVDLGALLAHHRAAGASATLTAVKPPGRFGAIEIHGSLVERFREKPDGDGGWINGGFFVLEPEVFDVIAGDETHFEREPLERLAAEGRLAAYRHEGFWHPLDTVRDKTILEEHWASGEAPWRTW
- a CDS encoding glycosyltransferase family 2 protein, which produces MPDVTVGIPVYDAAGTLRETLDALLAQTYEAFEILVSDNASTDQTPEILAEYARRDPRVHVVRQPHNRGAIENFQYVLAQARTPLFTWFAADDLCAPTFLERTRAALLAHPNAVIAAADVCAVDERGVPKRIIAQPDMVGLTSEQRMHVHLATFGWYATYGVARREKLVACGPFGKAFGADVVKTAEWLLAGDVVRVPEPLFIFRERSGGKDPATYIAQFDPGTTTPTRPHTDMLRGVAAAVRRAALGVAVERDVLGTLARTVAFENNVLCTVILREHGLVPGEVDDLARLRLLRTVVEAA